One Hyphomicrobiales bacterium DNA segment encodes these proteins:
- a CDS encoding AI-2E family transporter, protein MTLSRQISFWIGTFVVLMLFLYVFRDILLPFIAGMGLAYLLDPVADRLERIGFSRMWATVSILLMFLLLFLLTLIILAPVLGHQLAGFIERLPSYASALQTLIADFADGRENTLLGMSREDLQVQMGDLLTQGASWLGKLMKSLWNGGQALLSILSLFVVTPVVAFYLLYDWDRMIDSIDSWLPRDHLDVIRRLANEMNDGVAGFLRGQMALCLILAVYYAVGLSLLGLNFGLLIGLTAGFVSFIPYVGASLGFVLSVGVALVQFMPDWVMIVAVFVVFVVGQFLEGNILQPKLVGQSVGLHPVWLMFALFAFGYLFGFVGMLIAVPAAAAVAVLVRFALTQYLASPLYRGKDAPATPEE, encoded by the coding sequence ATGACGCTAAGCCGTCAGATATCGTTCTGGATCGGCACCTTCGTGGTGCTGATGCTGTTCCTTTATGTCTTCCGCGACATCCTGCTGCCGTTCATCGCGGGGATGGGGCTCGCCTATCTGCTCGATCCGGTCGCCGACCGGTTGGAACGCATTGGCTTCAGCCGGATGTGGGCGACGGTCTCCATCCTGTTGATGTTCCTTTTGTTGTTTCTTCTGACCCTGATCATTCTCGCGCCGGTGCTCGGCCATCAGCTTGCCGGCTTCATCGAACGGCTGCCGAGCTACGCGTCGGCGCTGCAGACGCTGATCGCCGATTTCGCCGACGGACGCGAGAACACGCTGCTCGGAATGAGCCGCGAGGATCTGCAGGTGCAGATGGGCGACCTGTTGACGCAAGGCGCGAGCTGGCTCGGCAAGCTCATGAAATCGCTATGGAATGGCGGTCAGGCGCTGCTTTCTATCCTGTCTCTGTTCGTGGTCACGCCGGTGGTTGCGTTCTATCTGCTGTACGACTGGGACCGCATGATCGACTCGATCGATTCCTGGCTGCCGCGCGATCATCTTGACGTCATCCGCCGTCTCGCCAACGAGATGAATGACGGCGTCGCCGGCTTCCTGCGCGGCCAGATGGCACTGTGCCTCATTCTCGCGGTCTATTATGCGGTGGGCTTGAGCCTTCTCGGGCTCAATTTCGGCTTGCTGATCGGCCTCACCGCCGGTTTCGTCAGCTTCATTCCCTATGTCGGGGCGTCGCTCGGCTTCGTGCTTTCGGTCGGCGTCGCGCTGGTGCAGTTCATGCCGGACTGGGTGATGATCGTGGCGGTGTTCGTCGTCTTCGTGGTCGGCCAGTTCCTCGAGGGCAATATCCTGCAGCCGAAGCTGGTCGGCCAGAGCGTCGGCCTGCATCCGGTGTGGCTGATGTTCGCGCTGTTTGCCTTCGGTTATCTGTTCGGCTTCGTCGGCATGCTGATCGCCGTGCCCGCAGCGGCGGCGGTCGCCGTCCTCGTCCGCTTCGCCCTGACGCAATACCTTGCCAGTCCGCTCTACCGCGGCAAGGACGCGCCGGCGACGCCGGAGGAGTAG
- a CDS encoding CDP-alcohol phosphatidyltransferase, whose product MGQGPSGGNRVTIPNLITVLRLLLVPVIVWLLGAGHFTAAFWVFVAAGISDGIDGFLARSFDMGSELGGYLDPIADKALLVSIFVILAMIGEIPLWLTLMVVSRDILIVGGVLLAWMIGRPVAMRPLFISKFNTAAQIVYASVVVADLAFAFDLSGLRATGLVFVAVLTLLSAAAYLIDGLRHLTEDDDVSGDAQGDGGAGDHQSGNSGA is encoded by the coding sequence ATGGGGCAAGGGCCTTCGGGAGGAAACCGGGTGACGATACCCAACCTGATAACGGTGCTGCGTCTGTTGCTGGTGCCCGTGATCGTCTGGCTGCTCGGCGCCGGGCACTTCACGGCCGCGTTCTGGGTGTTCGTCGCCGCCGGCATCTCGGACGGAATCGACGGGTTTCTGGCGCGCAGTTTCGACATGGGAAGCGAACTCGGCGGCTATCTCGATCCGATCGCCGACAAGGCGCTGCTGGTGTCGATCTTCGTCATTCTCGCCATGATCGGCGAAATCCCGCTGTGGCTGACATTGATGGTGGTGAGCCGCGATATTCTGATCGTCGGCGGCGTCCTGCTTGCCTGGATGATCGGCCGCCCGGTGGCGATGAGGCCGCTTTTCATCAGCAAGTTCAACACCGCCGCGCAGATCGTTTATGCGTCCGTGGTCGTTGCCGATCTCGCCTTTGCGTTCGATCTGTCGGGCCTGCGCGCGACGGGGCTGGTCTTCGTTGCGGTCTTGACGCTACTTTCGGCGGCAGCCTATCTCATCGACGGGCTGCGCCATCTGACCGAAGACGACGATGTCTCCGGCGATGCACAAGGCGATGGCGGCGCCGGAGACCACCAGTCGGGGAACAGCGGAGCATGA
- a CDS encoding phosphoribosylformylglycinamidine cyclo-ligase, whose amino-acid sequence MSGSDDTPSGYTYAAAGVDIDAGNALVKAIGPAVRSTERPGVMGSIGGFGGLFDLAAACYTSPLLVAATDGVGTKLRVAIEAKTFDTVGIDLVAMCVNDLVVQGAEPLFFLDYYACGKLDVEAATAVVAGIAEGCRQAGSALIGGETAEMPGMYGGDDFDLAGFSVGAVERDAVLPRATLAVGDVVLGLTSSGVHSNGYSLVRRLVADHGLDWQAPAPFDAEQSLARALLTPTRIYVKPLIAALKATGDAIKALAHITGGGLTENLPRVLPDELAARIDLATVPALPVFGWLAELGKIDENELLRTFNCGIGMTVVVAADRADEVAAMLGEAGETVVRLGTLEPRDSDAVVYDNHLTLGGAA is encoded by the coding sequence ATGAGCGGTTCTGACGATACACCGAGCGGCTACACATATGCTGCGGCCGGCGTCGATATCGACGCTGGCAACGCGCTGGTCAAGGCCATTGGCCCCGCTGTCCGCTCCACCGAGCGGCCGGGCGTGATGGGCTCCATCGGCGGATTTGGCGGCCTGTTCGACCTCGCCGCGGCCTGCTACACATCGCCGTTGCTCGTCGCCGCGACCGACGGCGTCGGCACCAAGCTGCGCGTCGCCATCGAAGCCAAGACCTTCGACACGGTCGGCATCGACCTGGTCGCCATGTGCGTCAACGACCTCGTCGTACAGGGTGCCGAACCGCTGTTCTTCCTCGACTACTATGCTTGCGGAAAACTCGACGTCGAGGCCGCCACCGCTGTTGTCGCCGGCATCGCCGAAGGCTGTCGTCAGGCGGGCAGCGCGCTGATCGGCGGCGAAACGGCCGAAATGCCCGGCATGTATGGCGGCGACGATTTCGACCTCGCAGGCTTCTCCGTCGGCGCGGTGGAGCGCGACGCCGTGCTGCCGCGCGCAACGCTTGCCGTAGGCGATGTGGTGCTTGGCCTCACCTCATCGGGTGTGCACTCGAACGGTTATTCGCTGGTCCGCCGTCTCGTCGCCGATCATGGTCTCGACTGGCAGGCGCCGGCACCATTCGACGCGGAGCAGTCGCTCGCCCGCGCGCTGCTGACGCCGACCCGCATCTATGTGAAGCCGCTGATCGCCGCGCTGAAGGCAACCGGCGACGCGATCAAGGCGCTCGCCCACATCACCGGCGGCGGGCTGACCGAGAACCTGCCGCGCGTGCTGCCCGACGAACTGGCCGCTCGTATCGATCTGGCGACCGTTCCCGCCCTGCCGGTCTTCGGTTGGCTGGCCGAGCTCGGCAAAATCGACGAGAACGAACTGCTGCGGACCTTCAACTGCGGCATCGGCATGACCGTCGTGGTCGCCGCGGACCGCGCCGACGAGGTTGCGGCGATGCTCGGTGAGGCCGGCGAAACCGTCGTCCGCCTCGGCACGCTTGAGCCGCGCGACAGCGACGCGGTCGTCTACGACAATCACCTCACGCTCGGAGGCGCGGCCTGA
- a CDS encoding phosphoribosylglycinamide formyltransferase, which produces MGKKRVAILISGRGSNMAALLEAARDPDYPAEIAVVIANRPDAKGLETAAAAGIATSIVDHKHYPNREAFEDDLTAAVSESGADIVCLAGFMRLLTPHFVERWRDRMINIHPSLLPSFKGLNTHARAIEAGVRLHGCTVHFVRPEMDDGPIIIQAAVPVLSSDSEDTLSERVLAAEHRIYPKALALVASGAVRVVDDRVIHDDSGPVPPPFLWPKDD; this is translated from the coding sequence ATGGGCAAGAAACGGGTAGCGATCCTCATTTCCGGGCGCGGCTCGAACATGGCCGCCCTGCTCGAAGCGGCCCGCGATCCCGACTACCCGGCCGAAATCGCCGTCGTCATCGCCAACCGGCCCGACGCCAAGGGTCTGGAAACGGCTGCAGCGGCCGGCATTGCCACATCCATCGTCGACCACAAGCACTATCCGAACCGCGAGGCCTTCGAGGACGACCTGACAGCCGCGGTCTCCGAAAGCGGCGCCGACATCGTTTGTCTTGCCGGCTTCATGCGACTGCTGACGCCCCATTTCGTCGAGCGCTGGCGCGACCGGATGATCAATATCCATCCCTCGCTGCTGCCCTCGTTCAAGGGCCTCAACACCCATGCGCGCGCCATCGAGGCAGGCGTCCGCCTGCATGGCTGCACGGTGCATTTCGTCCGGCCTGAAATGGACGACGGCCCGATCATCATCCAGGCCGCTGTGCCGGTGCTCAGCTCCGATAGCGAAGACACGCTCTCCGAACGCGTGCTCGCCGCCGAGCACCGCATCTACCCGAAGGCACTGGCGCTGGTTGCCTCGGGCGCCGTGCGCGTCGTCGACGATCGGGTGATCCACGACGACAGCGGCCCGGTGCCGCCCCCCTTCCTGTGGCCGAAGGACGACTGA
- a CDS encoding dehydrogenase, producing MTFHIGHSTCPHDCPSTCALDVEIDENGRIGRLRGAKDNSYTAGVICAKVARYAERLYNPKRVLKPLKRTGPKGSGQFTEISWDDALDIVAENFLKVEAEFGAQAVWPTHYAGTMGLVQRDSLQRLRYSKSYSRQFDSFCSNMATTGFVGGTGKLAGPDPREMAKSDCVVIWGTNPVATQVNVMTHAVAARKNRGAKIVVVDVYRTETAKQADMALILKPGTDGALACAVMHILFRDGHADRAYLERYAEGTEALEAHLSTRTPQWAAEITGLSVEEIETFARLIGTTNKTFLRLGYGFTRQRNGVVSMHAAMSIATVAGLWQYEGGGAFHNNGALYKLDKTMVEGLDVLDTSVRALDHSRMGEILTGEAEALLGGPPVKAVFTQNTNPVLVAPDQNKVRKGFFRDDLFVCVHEQVMTETARMADIVLPATMFLEHDDIYRGGGHQYFMLGPKLLEAPGEARENVDVIAEIAKRVGAEHPGFAMSAREHIDWMLQRADLGSYDELKEKRWIDMQPDFETSHYLNGFATPSGRYRFAVDWATVDSPCKAGPFGPVEAMPSLPDFWPVIEAADDEHPFRLTTSPARNFLNSTFNETETSLAREVRPEVMIHPSAAERLGIAEGDLVEIGNMRGTVRLHARLFDGLQQGVLVSESIWPSEAFVDGRGINCLTGSDPIAPYGGPAFHDIKVWLKPAAA from the coding sequence ATGACGTTCCATATCGGTCACTCGACCTGTCCGCATGATTGTCCCTCGACCTGCGCTCTCGATGTCGAAATCGACGAGAACGGCAGGATCGGCCGGCTTCGCGGCGCCAAGGACAACTCCTATACGGCCGGTGTCATCTGCGCCAAAGTCGCGCGCTATGCCGAGCGTCTCTACAATCCGAAGCGGGTGCTGAAACCGCTGAAGCGTACCGGGCCGAAGGGTTCGGGTCAGTTCACGGAAATCTCCTGGGACGACGCGCTCGATATCGTTGCCGAGAATTTCCTCAAGGTCGAGGCCGAGTTCGGCGCGCAGGCGGTGTGGCCGACGCATTACGCCGGCACGATGGGGCTGGTGCAGCGGGATTCCCTGCAGCGGCTGCGCTATTCGAAGAGTTACTCCCGCCAGTTCGACAGTTTCTGTTCCAACATGGCGACCACCGGCTTCGTCGGCGGCACCGGCAAGCTCGCCGGTCCCGACCCGCGCGAGATGGCGAAGTCGGACTGCGTCGTCATCTGGGGCACCAATCCGGTCGCCACCCAGGTCAACGTCATGACGCACGCAGTGGCTGCGCGGAAAAACCGGGGCGCGAAGATCGTCGTCGTCGATGTCTACCGTACCGAGACGGCGAAACAGGCCGACATGGCGCTGATCCTGAAGCCGGGCACCGATGGCGCGCTCGCCTGCGCGGTGATGCATATCCTGTTCCGCGATGGCCATGCGGATCGAGCCTATCTCGAGCGTTACGCGGAAGGCACGGAAGCGCTCGAAGCGCATCTCTCCACGCGTACGCCGCAATGGGCGGCCGAGATCACCGGGCTTTCCGTGGAGGAGATCGAGACCTTTGCGCGGCTGATCGGGACCACCAACAAGACCTTCCTGCGACTCGGTTACGGCTTCACTCGCCAGCGCAACGGCGTGGTCAGCATGCATGCGGCAATGTCGATCGCAACGGTCGCCGGGCTCTGGCAATACGAGGGCGGCGGCGCATTTCACAACAACGGTGCGCTCTACAAGCTCGACAAGACGATGGTCGAAGGGCTCGATGTGCTCGACACTTCGGTGCGTGCGCTCGATCATTCGCGCATGGGCGAGATCCTCACCGGCGAGGCGGAAGCACTGCTCGGCGGGCCTCCGGTCAAGGCGGTGTTCACGCAGAACACCAATCCGGTGCTTGTCGCACCGGACCAGAACAAGGTGCGCAAGGGGTTTTTCCGCGACGATCTGTTCGTCTGCGTGCACGAGCAGGTGATGACGGAAACCGCCAGGATGGCCGACATCGTGCTGCCGGCGACCATGTTCCTCGAGCATGACGATATCTACCGTGGCGGCGGGCACCAGTATTTCATGCTCGGCCCGAAGCTTCTCGAAGCGCCCGGCGAGGCGCGCGAGAATGTCGATGTCATCGCGGAGATTGCCAAACGCGTCGGCGCCGAGCATCCGGGCTTTGCTATGTCGGCCCGTGAGCACATCGACTGGATGCTCCAGCGGGCCGATCTCGGCTCTTACGATGAGTTGAAGGAAAAACGCTGGATCGACATGCAGCCGGACTTCGAGACATCGCACTATCTCAATGGCTTTGCGACGCCGAGCGGGCGCTATCGTTTCGCCGTCGACTGGGCGACGGTTGATTCGCCGTGTAAGGCGGGACCGTTCGGTCCGGTCGAGGCGATGCCGTCGCTGCCGGATTTCTGGCCGGTGATCGAGGCGGCCGACGACGAGCATCCGTTCCGGCTGACGACGTCGCCGGCGCGGAACTTCCTCAACTCGACCTTCAACGAGACGGAAACCTCGCTCGCGCGCGAAGTTCGGCCGGAGGTGATGATCCACCCGAGTGCGGCGGAGCGGCTTGGTATCGCCGAGGGCGATCTGGTCGAGATCGGCAATATGCGCGGCACCGTGCGGCTGCATGCGCGGTTGTTTGACGGTCTGCAGCAAGGGGTTCTGGTGTCCGAGAGCATCTGGCCGAGCGAGGCCTTTGTCGACGGGCGGGGCATCAACTGCCTGACCGGATCGGACCCGATTGCGCCCTATGGCGGACCTGCCTTCCACGACATCAAAGTCTGGCTGAAACCGGCGGCGGCTTGA
- a CDS encoding nucleoside-diphosphate kinase — translation MAIERTFSMIKPDATKRNITGKIVDRLESAGLRVVAQKRVWMTRAVAEGFYAVHKERPFFDELCEFMSSGPTIVQVLEGENAIAKNREVMGATNPADAAEGTIRKDFAESLGENSVHGSDGPDTAAEEIAYFFAQTEIVG, via the coding sequence ATGGCGATCGAACGCACGTTCTCCATGATTAAGCCCGATGCCACCAAGCGTAACATCACGGGCAAGATTGTCGACCGGCTGGAAAGCGCCGGCCTGCGCGTCGTGGCGCAGAAGCGGGTCTGGATGACCCGCGCCGTCGCCGAAGGCTTCTACGCCGTGCACAAGGAACGCCCGTTCTTCGACGAACTGTGCGAATTCATGAGCTCCGGCCCGACCATCGTGCAGGTTCTGGAAGGCGAGAACGCCATTGCCAAGAACCGCGAAGTGATGGGCGCGACCAATCCGGCCGACGCCGCCGAGGGCACCATCCGCAAGGATTTCGCCGAGTCGCTCGGCGAGAACTCGGTGCACGGTTCGGACGGCCCGGACACGGCCGCGGAAGAAATCGCATACTTCTTCGCGCAGACCGAAATCGTCGGCTGA
- a CDS encoding damage-inducible protein DinB: MKKFFLMQAQYNAWANGIIYEASAELSEEEYHRDIGAYFRSVHGTLNHMYAADMVWLARFSNEGEILTSVDDILFEDLADLREARVVLDERILSLVQQMTDVDFERPILFRTTRRPVLVEKPLLAAMAHFFTHHAHHRGQIHAFLRQLGYKPAPIDMIHFQEDIGVGVAAA; the protein is encoded by the coding sequence ATGAAGAAATTTTTCTTAATGCAGGCGCAATACAATGCCTGGGCCAACGGCATCATTTACGAGGCCAGTGCGGAACTTTCCGAAGAAGAGTATCACCGCGACATTGGCGCGTATTTCCGTTCCGTTCACGGCACACTGAACCACATGTACGCCGCAGACATGGTCTGGCTGGCGCGGTTCAGTAATGAGGGCGAGATCCTCACCTCCGTCGACGATATCCTGTTCGAGGACCTCGCCGACCTGCGCGAGGCCCGCGTCGTGCTCGACGAACGCATCCTGTCGCTGGTGCAGCAGATGACCGACGTCGACTTCGAGCGGCCGATCCTGTTCCGCACCACGCGGCGACCGGTACTGGTCGAAAAGCCGCTGTTGGCTGCCATGGCGCACTTCTTTACCCACCATGCGCACCATCGTGGCCAGATCCACGCCTTCCTGCGCCAGCTTGGCTACAAGCCGGCGCCGATCGACATGATCCACTTCCAGGAAGACATCGGCGTCGGCGTGGCGGCCGCCTGA